Sequence from the Burkholderia stabilis genome:
CTCGGCCGGCAGCGCGCTGACGCCGCCGCTGAAGGGCGCGAGCGGCGCGCCGGACGCCGACGCGTTCGTCGACCGGCTCGCGGGCCCCGCGCAGGCGGCAAGCGCGTCGACCGGCATCCCGGCGCGCTTCATCGTCGGCCAGGCCGCGCTCGAATCGGGCTGGGGCAAGCGCGAGATCCGCGCGACCGACGGCTCGACGAGCTACAACGTGTTCGGCATCAAGGCGAGCAAGAGCTGGACGGGCCGCACGGTCTCGGCGCTGACGACTGAATACGTGAACGGCACGCCGCGCCGCGTGGTCGCGAAATTCCGCGCGTACGATTCGTACGAGCACGCGATGACCGACTACGCGAACCTGCTGAAGAACAATCCGCGCTACTCGGGCGTGCTGAGCGCGAGCCGCAGCGTCGAAGGCTTCGCGCACGGGATGCAGAAGGCCGGTTACGCGACCGACCCGAACTACGCGAAGAAACTGATCTCGATCATGCAGCAGATCGGCTGACGGCACCGCCCGCGCCGCCTGCAACACCCCTCTGAACCGCGCCCGGCATACCGCCGCGCGCGGTTTCAACGTTTGCGCGAAAAAAAACGGCAAATCGATCTAAACTTTCGGTCAGCACTGCCGCTAAGTGTGAGAGACCTGCGACCGGGCCCCTGATCTGGCCCGGTTTTACTGCGCACCGGTTGTCCGGGCGCCCATGACAAGAAAGACCGGCTAGCCATGAATATCGAAACGTCGACGGACCCCAGCCTGGATGCAGGCCACTCCGGGCCCGACTATGCCCGCCGCAATCCGCTGGAGATCGGCGTGCAGCTGCGCAACCTCGTGAACCGGGGC
This genomic interval carries:
- the flgJ gene encoding flagellar assembly peptidoglycan hydrolase FlgJ; this translates as MAANLPNANDLTQRFALDTQGFDALRAQVKQSPQAGVKAVAGQFDAMFTQMMLKSMRDASPEGGLFDSHTSKMYTSMLDQQLSQQMSKRGIGVADALMKQLLRNAGQGAGADSAADVGAAGLGGTAGNEGSLAAMNAMARAYANAAGNNGGLAGSRGYSAGSALTPPLKGASGAPDADAFVDRLAGPAQAASASTGIPARFIVGQAALESGWGKREIRATDGSTSYNVFGIKASKSWTGRTVSALTTEYVNGTPRRVVAKFRAYDSYEHAMTDYANLLKNNPRYSGVLSASRSVEGFAHGMQKAGYATDPNYAKKLISIMQQIG